In uncultured Methanobrevibacter sp., a genomic segment contains:
- a CDS encoding PLP-dependent cysteine synthase family protein: MNIEKLIGNTPMIRINYEYEGKVSSIYTKLEYYNYTGSIKDRIAYYIIKKSREEGILTDGQPIVEVTSGNTGIAFSAIGTLFGHDVHIFMPDWVSLERRNLIEMYGAHVHLVSKEEGGFKRALELAEEFAIEHDAFRPLQFDNKYNPEAQYLTTGNEIIEAVPDVNAFVSGIGTGGTLIGIGRRLKDNDPSSKVFALEPSTLSILKMGMEEGSHMIEGIGDDFIPGIVDEDLIDDIVLIEDCDAINMSKRIAKEFGLGIGISSGANFLAAVLMDSDDLKMATVFADDNKKYITTKLSEEIDDNPDLISNHIKLLGFEVI, translated from the coding sequence ATGAATATTGAAAAGTTGATTGGTAACACACCAATGATAAGGATTAATTACGAATATGAAGGTAAAGTAAGTAGCATTTACACTAAACTTGAATACTACAATTACACCGGAAGCATTAAAGATAGGATTGCATATTACATTATCAAAAAATCACGTGAAGAAGGAATCTTAACTGACGGGCAGCCTATCGTGGAGGTTACAAGCGGAAATACCGGAATCGCATTCAGTGCAATCGGCACACTCTTCGGCCATGATGTCCATATATTCATGCCGGACTGGGTTTCTCTGGAAAGAAGAAACCTTATAGAGATGTACGGTGCACATGTGCATCTTGTCTCAAAAGAGGAAGGCGGATTTAAAAGGGCACTGGAGCTTGCCGAGGAGTTTGCAATTGAACATGACGCATTCAGACCGCTTCAGTTTGACAATAAATACAATCCCGAAGCGCAATACCTCACCACCGGAAATGAAATAATCGAGGCGGTTCCTGATGTGAACGCATTCGTCTCAGGCATAGGTACCGGAGGAACACTGATAGGTATCGGAAGAAGATTAAAAGACAATGACCCATCCTCAAAGGTCTTTGCTCTTGAACCGTCCACACTCTCCATCCTTAAGATGGGCATGGAAGAGGGAAGCCACATGATTGAGGGAATAGGCGATGACTTTATTCCGGGCATTGTTGATGAGGATTTGATAGATGACATTGTCCTTATTGAGGACTGTGATGCAATCAACATGTCAAAAAGGATAGCCAAGGAATTCGGTTTGGGAATCGGAATTTCAAGCGGAGCGAACTTCCTTGCGGCAGTCCTGATGGACAGTGACGATTTAAAGATGGCTACCGTTTTTGCAGACGACAACAAGAAATACATTACAACAAAACTGTCCGAGGAGATTGACGACAATCCCGATTTGATCTCCAATCATATTAAGCTTTTGGGCTTTGAAGTAATTTAA
- a CDS encoding pyridoxamine kinase, whose translation MKDTKILTIQDISCFGQCSITVALPMISAFGIETAILPSAILSTHTSGFTDFTVRDLTEDLPSIRRHWEKEGIDFDAIYTGFIASAEQLGYIKDIIDSRLRSDGLVFVDPAMADNGEFYSVFDQEFADRMGELCKLGDFILPNTTEACFLLHKPWKPHFSKEEMLEMAHELADFTKRYVILKGYESKNHEMGMIILDKIESTVEIVYNDKVDYMSHGTGDVFASAFVGSVMVGKSPSQAAKIAGEFTKKAIERTMGDETHTYGVKFEQVIPELYDLLKL comes from the coding sequence ATGAAAGATACAAAAATACTCACAATCCAGGACATTTCATGTTTTGGACAATGTTCAATTACAGTAGCACTGCCTATGATTTCAGCATTCGGAATAGAAACTGCAATTCTTCCTTCAGCAATCCTTTCAACACATACGTCAGGTTTCACTGATTTTACAGTAAGGGACCTTACAGAAGATTTACCATCCATCAGAAGGCATTGGGAAAAGGAAGGAATTGATTTCGATGCAATTTATACTGGTTTTATCGCCTCTGCAGAACAGCTAGGCTATATAAAAGACATCATAGATTCAAGATTAAGGTCCGACGGACTCGTATTCGTTGATCCCGCCATGGCAGACAACGGCGAATTTTACAGTGTATTCGACCAGGAGTTTGCAGATAGGATGGGGGAGCTTTGCAAGTTAGGGGATTTTATTCTACCGAACACTACAGAAGCATGCTTTTTACTCCATAAGCCATGGAAACCTCACTTTTCAAAGGAGGAAATGCTGGAAATGGCACATGAGCTTGCCGATTTCACCAAAAGGTATGTGATTCTTAAGGGATATGAGAGTAAAAACCATGAAATGGGAATGATCATTCTTGACAAAATAGAGTCAACAGTCGAGATAGTCTATAATGACAAGGTGGATTACATGTCACATGGAACAGGCGATGTTTTTGCATCCGCATTTGTTGGATCTGTAATGGTCGGCAAGTCACCGTCCCAGGCCGCAAAGATTGCCGGGGAGTTTACCAAAAAGGCTATTGAAAGGACAATGGGTGATGAGACTCATACTTATGGAGTGAAGTTCGAACAGGTCATTCCTGAACTTTACGACTTATTGAAACTTTAA